In a genomic window of Cynocephalus volans isolate mCynVol1 chromosome 1, mCynVol1.pri, whole genome shotgun sequence:
- the ASXL1 gene encoding polycomb group protein ASXL1 isoform X1 yields the protein MKDKQKRKKERTWAEAARLVLENYSDAPMTPKQILQVIEAEGLKEMSGTSPLACLNAMLHSNSRGGEGLFYKLPGRISLFTLKKDALQWSRNPASVEGEEPEDTADVESCGSNEASTVSGENDVSLDETSSNASCSTESQSRPLSSPRDSYRASSQANKQKKKTGVMLPRVVLTPLKVNGAHVESASGFSGRHADGESGSPSSSSSGSLALGSAAIRGQAEVARDPAPLLRGFRKPATGQMKRNRGEEIDFETPGSILVNTNLRALINSRTFHALPSHFQQQLLFLLPEVDRQVGTDGLLRLSSSALNNEFFTHAAQSWRERLADGEFTHEMQVRIRQEMEKEKKVEQWKEKFFEDYYGQKLGLTKEESLQQNVGQEGAEIRSGLRVSGESARPQRGPATRQRDGLFKKRSRPDLRTRARRNLYKKQEPEQAGVAKDAKSVPPDAPLSKDGESKTDQAGVSSPHLPSISSAAPDPEGPEFPVETVASQIQTELDNLACASASPDRIPNLPQETVDQEPKDQKRKSFEQAASGSFPEKKPRLEDRQSFRNTIESVHTEKPQPTKEEPKVPPIRIQLSRIKPPWVVKGQPAYQICPRIIPITESSCRGWTGARTLADIKARALQVRGSRGPHCHREAATTAIGGGGGPGGGGGGATDEGGGRDGSSGDGGEACGHLEPRGAPSTSGEHASDLQRTQLLPPCLLNGEHTQAETAMSRARREDLASLRKEECCPLQKVPDVLTRGLEDASPLPVAPTGDQPCQALPPLSSQTPVAERLVEQPKLHLDVRTECESGTTSWERDKEVQGPTVPPENGPLQHLVGDVVLEEGTGQVLDSNPAMKDPVHVTPSSTPELSLADCLQGRLFDDKAGLGDLCPPMRESDTREENLKPEEALISDAAVPWIPVPSSDEGVKQPEPESRENVPSVEPQVREEWEKAAALIPALPGGSTAEAGLEPPDSPASPWTVLSRDIDSTGSDCKQVDGGKLKISGDSEALSPHSESTDTASDFEGHLTEDSSEADTSEIMVMKGSLVDKDEKPDWNPSVSLSKVNGDLSLVARTDGMVAPQSWVSRVCAVPQKIPDSLLLASTEYLPRPMCLARPGSLVEATNPLVMQLLRSNLPLEKVLSPPQSGSKLESPQLPLTKEQSRGGSLCMGSLHDPGENGRMVGGSSSGTLRALKEPLLPESCEAGTGLVRIEATKALGVPQKISETVPGLDSLHPVTNLMTSSDEIGRVQAGMAVDSMSSSGKLEEVDSKEQFPSFSFEDQKEIRDVSQCSNSNAVPGRSSGDLTTSRAPCFSSPNVISFGPEQAGRTLGDQNNVGGQGKKLFGSGNVAATLQCPRPVDPVTLPAEVPPVFPSRKLGPSKNFVSGGVQTAREDWAPKPPPASVGSIKSEKPCIGGPLKANAENRKAAGHSPLELVGQLHGMPFVMDLPFWKLPREPGKGLSQPLEPSSIPSQLNIKQAFYGKLSKLQLSSASFKYSSSSATFSKGLAGSVVQLSHKANFGASHSASLSLQMFTDSSTVESISLQCACSLKAMIMCQGCGAFCHDDCIGPSKLCVLCLVVR from the exons AAGGATGCCCTGCAGTGGTCTCGCAATCCGGCTTCAGTGGAGGGAGAGGAGCCAGAGGATACAGCCGATGTGGAAAGCTGTGGGTCAAATGAAGCCAGCACTGTGAGTGGTGAAAATGATG TATCTCTTGATGAAACATCTTCAAATGCATCCTGTTCTACAGAATCTCAGAGTCGGCCTCTTTCCAGTCCCAGGGACAGCTACAGAGCTTCCTCACAG gcaaacaagcaaaagaaaaagactggGGTGATGCTGCCTCGAGTTGTCCTCACTCCTCTGAAGGTAAACGGGGCCCACGTGGAATCTGCATCAG GGTTCTCTGGCCGCCACGCTGATGGCGAGAGTGGCAGCccatccagcagcagcagcggctcTCTGGCCCTCGGCAGCGCTGCTATTCGTGGCCAGGCTGAGGTCGCCCGGGACCCTGCCCCGCTCCTGAGAGGCTTCCGGAAGCCAGCCACAG GTCAAATGAAGCGCAACAGAGGGGAAGAGATAGATTTTGAGACACCAGGGTCCATTCTTGTCAACACCAACCTCCGTGCCCTGATAAACTCTCGGACCTTCCATGCCCTGCCGTcacacttccagcagcagctcctcttcctcctgcccgAAGTGGACAGACAG GTGGGGACAGATGGCCTGTTGCGTCTCAGCAGCAGTGCACTAAATAATGAGTTTTTTACGCATGCGGCTCAGAGCTGGCGGGAGCGCCTGGCTGATG GTGAATTCACTCATGAGATGCAAGTCAGGATACGACAGgaaatggagaaggaaaagaaggtggaacaatggaaagaaaaattctttgaaGATTACTATGGACAAAA ATTGGGTTTGACCAAGGAGGAGTCATTGCAGCAGAATGTGGGCCAGGAGGGAGCCGAAATCAGGAGTGGCTTGCGTGTCTCAGGAGAATCAGCACGGCCACAGCGTGGTCCAGCCACTCGACAGCGGGATGGGCTTTTTAAGAAACGCTCTCGCCCAGATCTTCGAACCAGAGCCAGAAGAAATCTGTACAAAAAACAGGAGCCAGAACAAGCAGGGGTTGCTAAGGATGCAAAATCTGTGCCACCAGACGCCCCCCTCTCCAAGGATGGGGAGTCTAAGACCGACCAAGCAGGGGTGAGCAGTCCCCACCTGCCAAGCATTTCCTCTGCAGCACCTGACCCAGAGGGTCCTGAATTCCCGGTCGAAACTGTGGCTTCCCAGATCCAGACTGAGCTGGACAACTTGGCATGTGCCTCTGCATCTCCAGATAGAATTCCCAACTTGCCTCAGGAGACTGTGGATCAGGAGCCCAAGGATCAGAAGAGGAAATCCTTTGAGCAGGCAGCTTCTGGATCCTTTCCCGAAAAGAAACCCCGGCTTGAAGATCGTCAGTCCTTTCGTAACACAATTGAAAGTGTTCACACCGAAAAGCCACAGCCCACTAAAGAGGAGCCCAAAGTCCCGCCCATCCGG ATTCAACTTTCACGTATCAAACCACCCTGGGTGGTTAAAGGTCAGCCCGCTTACCAGATATGCCCCCGGATCATCCCCATCACGGAGTCCTCCTGCCGGGGCTGGACTGGTGCCAGGACCCTCGCAGACATTAAAGCCCGTGCTCTGCAAGTCCGAGGGTCGAGAGGCCCCCACTGCCATCGAGAGGCGGCCACCACTGCCATCGGAGGGGGGGGTGGCCCGGGTGGAGGTGGCGGCGGGGCCACCGATGAGGGAGGTGGCAGAGATGGCagcagtggtgatggtggtgaggCCTGTGGCCACCTTGAGCCCAGGGGAGCCCCGAGCACCTCTGGAGAGCATGCGTCAGATCTACAGCGAACACAACTACTGCCGCCTTGTcttctaaatggggagcataccCAGGCTGAAACTGCCATGTCCAGAGCCAGAAGAGAGGATCTGGCTTCTCTCAGAAAGGAGGAGTGCTGCCCACTACAGAAGGTTCCAGATGTACTCACACGTGGGCTGGAAGATGCTTCCCCACTCCCCGTTGCTCCAACTGGGGACCAGCCATGCCAGGCTTTGCCTCCACTGTCCTCCCAGACCCCAGTAGCTGAGAGATTAGTTGAGCAGCCCAAGTTGCATCTAGATGTTAGAACTGAATGTGAGTCTGGTACCACTTCCTGGGAGAGGGATAAGGAGGTGCAAGGACCCACTGTTCCCCCAGAGAATGGTCCTCTTCAGCATCTCGTGGGAGATGTCGTATTAGAAGAAGGAACTGGCCAGGTTCTTGACAGTAATCCCGCTATGAAGGATCCTGTACATGTGACCCCCAGTTCCACACCTGAATTGTCTTTGGCTGACTGCCTGCAGGGCAGACTGTTTGATGACAAAGCAGGACTTGGTGACTTATGCCCACCCATGAGGGAAAGTGACACTAGAGAGGAAAACTTGAAACCAGAGGAAGCGCTCATTTCTGATGCTGCTGTTCCTTGGATACCCGTTCCATCCAGTGATGAGGGAGTAAAACAGCCTGAGCCAGAATCCAGAGAGAACGTGCCATCTGTTGAGCCCCAGGTCAGAGAAGAGTGGGAGAAAGCTGCTGCCCTCATCCCTGCATTGCCTGGGGGGTCGACAGCTGAGGCAGGTCTAGAGCCTCCTGACAGCCCTGCTTCACCCTGGACGGTGCTGTCTCGAGACATTGACAGCACTGGCAGTGACTGCAAACAGGTGGACGGGGGAAAGCTGAAAATCAGTGGAGACTCTGAAGCACTGAGTCCTCACAGCGAGTCCACAGACACAGCCTCTGACTTTGAAGGCCACCTCACTGAGGACAGCAGTGAGGCTGACACTAGTGAAATCATGGTGATGAAGGGATCTTTGGTGGACAAGGATGAGAAACCCGATTGGAATCCATCTGTCTCACTGTCCAAGGTGAATGGTGACCTGAGTCTGGTTGCAAGGACAGATGGGATGGTTGCTCCTCAGAGCTGGGTATCTCGAGTATGTGCAGTCCCCCAGAAGATCCCAGATTctctgctgctggccagtaccGAATACCTGCCGAGGCCCATGTGCCTGGCCAGGCCTGGGTCCTTAGTGGAAGCCACTAACCCACTTGTGATGCAGTTGCTACGGAGTAACTTGCCCCTAGAGAAGGTTCTTTCTCCACCCCAGAGTGGCAGCAAGCTAGAATCCCCACAACTACCACTCACAAAAGAGCAGAGCCGTGGTGGCTCCCTGTGCATGGGATCTTTGCATGATCCTGGAGAAAATGGTCGCATGGTTGGCGGAAGCAGTTCTGGTACTTTAAGAGCTTTGAAAGAACCTCTTCTGCCTGAGAGCTGTGAAGCAGGTACTGGTCTTGTGAGGATAGAGGCCACCAAAGCTCTGGGAGTGCCCCAAAAGATTTCTGAGACAGTGCCAGGTTTGGACTCCCTACATCCAGTGACAAATCTGATGACTTCTTCTGATGAGATTGGGCGCGTTCAGGCTGGTATGGCCGTAGACTCGATGTCTTCCTCTGGGAAACTGGAAGAAGTGGATTCCAAAGAGCAGTTTCCTTCCTTTAGTTTTGAAGATCAGAAAGAAATTCGTGATGTGTCCCAGTGCAGTAATTCAAATGCTGTTCCAGGCAGAAGTTCGGGAGATCTCACTACCTCGAGAGCACCTTGTTTCTCATCTCCAAATGTGATCTCCTTTGGTCCAGAGCAGGCAGGTCGGACCCTGGGTGATCAGAACAATGTTGGAGGTCAAGGGAAGAAGCTCTTTGGCTCTGGGAATGTGGCTGCAACCCTTCAGTGCCCCAGGCCTGTGGACCCAGTGACACTGCCAGCCGAGGTCCCTCCGGTGTTTCCCAGTAGGAAGTTGGGGCCAAGCAAAAATTTTGTGTCTGGTGGGGTACAGACTGCAAGGGAAGACTGGGCTCCAAAGCCACCGCCTGCCTCTGTTGGCAGCATCAAGTCCGAGAAGCCTTGTATAGGGGGTCCTCTCAAGGCAAATGCAGAGAACAGAAAAGCTGCTGGGCATAGTCCTCTGGAACTGGTGGGTCAGTTGCACGGAATGCCCTTTGTCATGGACCTGCCCTTTTGGAAATTACCCCGAGAGCCAGGGAAAGGGCTCAGTCAGCCTTTGGAGCCTTCTTCTATCCCCTCCCAACTCAACATCAAGCAGGCATTTTATGGAAAGCTCTCTAAACTCCAGCTAAGTTCTGCCAGCTTTAAGTATTCCTCCAGCTCAGCCACCTTTTCCAAAGGCCTCGCTGGAAGTGTGGTGCAGCTGAGCCACAAAGCGAACTTTGGTGCGAGCCACAGTGCGTCACTCTCCTTGCAGATGTTCACTGACAGCAGCACAGTGGAAAGCATCTCACTCCAGTGTGCATGCAGCCTGAAAGCCATGATCATGTGCCAAGGCTGTGGTGCGTTCTGTCACGATGACTGCATCGGACCCTCAAAGCTCTGTGTATTGTGCCTTGTGGTGAGATAA
- the ASXL1 gene encoding polycomb group protein ASXL1 isoform X2, whose protein sequence is MKDKQKRKKERTWAEAARLVLENYSDAPMTPKQILQVIEAEGLKEMSGTSPLACLNAMLHSNSRGGEGLFYKLPGRISLFTLKKDALQWSRNPASVEGEEPEDTADVESCGSNEASTVSGENDVSLDETSSNASCSTESQSRPLSSPRDSYRASSQANKQKKKTGVMLPRVVLTPLKVNGAHVESASGQMKRNRGEEIDFETPGSILVNTNLRALINSRTFHALPSHFQQQLLFLLPEVDRQVGTDGLLRLSSSALNNEFFTHAAQSWRERLADGEFTHEMQVRIRQEMEKEKKVEQWKEKFFEDYYGQKLGLTKEESLQQNVGQEGAEIRSGLRVSGESARPQRGPATRQRDGLFKKRSRPDLRTRARRNLYKKQEPEQAGVAKDAKSVPPDAPLSKDGESKTDQAGVSSPHLPSISSAAPDPEGPEFPVETVASQIQTELDNLACASASPDRIPNLPQETVDQEPKDQKRKSFEQAASGSFPEKKPRLEDRQSFRNTIESVHTEKPQPTKEEPKVPPIRIQLSRIKPPWVVKGQPAYQICPRIIPITESSCRGWTGARTLADIKARALQVRGSRGPHCHREAATTAIGGGGGPGGGGGGATDEGGGRDGSSGDGGEACGHLEPRGAPSTSGEHASDLQRTQLLPPCLLNGEHTQAETAMSRARREDLASLRKEECCPLQKVPDVLTRGLEDASPLPVAPTGDQPCQALPPLSSQTPVAERLVEQPKLHLDVRTECESGTTSWERDKEVQGPTVPPENGPLQHLVGDVVLEEGTGQVLDSNPAMKDPVHVTPSSTPELSLADCLQGRLFDDKAGLGDLCPPMRESDTREENLKPEEALISDAAVPWIPVPSSDEGVKQPEPESRENVPSVEPQVREEWEKAAALIPALPGGSTAEAGLEPPDSPASPWTVLSRDIDSTGSDCKQVDGGKLKISGDSEALSPHSESTDTASDFEGHLTEDSSEADTSEIMVMKGSLVDKDEKPDWNPSVSLSKVNGDLSLVARTDGMVAPQSWVSRVCAVPQKIPDSLLLASTEYLPRPMCLARPGSLVEATNPLVMQLLRSNLPLEKVLSPPQSGSKLESPQLPLTKEQSRGGSLCMGSLHDPGENGRMVGGSSSGTLRALKEPLLPESCEAGTGLVRIEATKALGVPQKISETVPGLDSLHPVTNLMTSSDEIGRVQAGMAVDSMSSSGKLEEVDSKEQFPSFSFEDQKEIRDVSQCSNSNAVPGRSSGDLTTSRAPCFSSPNVISFGPEQAGRTLGDQNNVGGQGKKLFGSGNVAATLQCPRPVDPVTLPAEVPPVFPSRKLGPSKNFVSGGVQTAREDWAPKPPPASVGSIKSEKPCIGGPLKANAENRKAAGHSPLELVGQLHGMPFVMDLPFWKLPREPGKGLSQPLEPSSIPSQLNIKQAFYGKLSKLQLSSASFKYSSSSATFSKGLAGSVVQLSHKANFGASHSASLSLQMFTDSSTVESISLQCACSLKAMIMCQGCGAFCHDDCIGPSKLCVLCLVVR, encoded by the exons AAGGATGCCCTGCAGTGGTCTCGCAATCCGGCTTCAGTGGAGGGAGAGGAGCCAGAGGATACAGCCGATGTGGAAAGCTGTGGGTCAAATGAAGCCAGCACTGTGAGTGGTGAAAATGATG TATCTCTTGATGAAACATCTTCAAATGCATCCTGTTCTACAGAATCTCAGAGTCGGCCTCTTTCCAGTCCCAGGGACAGCTACAGAGCTTCCTCACAG gcaaacaagcaaaagaaaaagactggGGTGATGCTGCCTCGAGTTGTCCTCACTCCTCTGAAGGTAAACGGGGCCCACGTGGAATCTGCATCAG GTCAAATGAAGCGCAACAGAGGGGAAGAGATAGATTTTGAGACACCAGGGTCCATTCTTGTCAACACCAACCTCCGTGCCCTGATAAACTCTCGGACCTTCCATGCCCTGCCGTcacacttccagcagcagctcctcttcctcctgcccgAAGTGGACAGACAG GTGGGGACAGATGGCCTGTTGCGTCTCAGCAGCAGTGCACTAAATAATGAGTTTTTTACGCATGCGGCTCAGAGCTGGCGGGAGCGCCTGGCTGATG GTGAATTCACTCATGAGATGCAAGTCAGGATACGACAGgaaatggagaaggaaaagaaggtggaacaatggaaagaaaaattctttgaaGATTACTATGGACAAAA ATTGGGTTTGACCAAGGAGGAGTCATTGCAGCAGAATGTGGGCCAGGAGGGAGCCGAAATCAGGAGTGGCTTGCGTGTCTCAGGAGAATCAGCACGGCCACAGCGTGGTCCAGCCACTCGACAGCGGGATGGGCTTTTTAAGAAACGCTCTCGCCCAGATCTTCGAACCAGAGCCAGAAGAAATCTGTACAAAAAACAGGAGCCAGAACAAGCAGGGGTTGCTAAGGATGCAAAATCTGTGCCACCAGACGCCCCCCTCTCCAAGGATGGGGAGTCTAAGACCGACCAAGCAGGGGTGAGCAGTCCCCACCTGCCAAGCATTTCCTCTGCAGCACCTGACCCAGAGGGTCCTGAATTCCCGGTCGAAACTGTGGCTTCCCAGATCCAGACTGAGCTGGACAACTTGGCATGTGCCTCTGCATCTCCAGATAGAATTCCCAACTTGCCTCAGGAGACTGTGGATCAGGAGCCCAAGGATCAGAAGAGGAAATCCTTTGAGCAGGCAGCTTCTGGATCCTTTCCCGAAAAGAAACCCCGGCTTGAAGATCGTCAGTCCTTTCGTAACACAATTGAAAGTGTTCACACCGAAAAGCCACAGCCCACTAAAGAGGAGCCCAAAGTCCCGCCCATCCGG ATTCAACTTTCACGTATCAAACCACCCTGGGTGGTTAAAGGTCAGCCCGCTTACCAGATATGCCCCCGGATCATCCCCATCACGGAGTCCTCCTGCCGGGGCTGGACTGGTGCCAGGACCCTCGCAGACATTAAAGCCCGTGCTCTGCAAGTCCGAGGGTCGAGAGGCCCCCACTGCCATCGAGAGGCGGCCACCACTGCCATCGGAGGGGGGGGTGGCCCGGGTGGAGGTGGCGGCGGGGCCACCGATGAGGGAGGTGGCAGAGATGGCagcagtggtgatggtggtgaggCCTGTGGCCACCTTGAGCCCAGGGGAGCCCCGAGCACCTCTGGAGAGCATGCGTCAGATCTACAGCGAACACAACTACTGCCGCCTTGTcttctaaatggggagcataccCAGGCTGAAACTGCCATGTCCAGAGCCAGAAGAGAGGATCTGGCTTCTCTCAGAAAGGAGGAGTGCTGCCCACTACAGAAGGTTCCAGATGTACTCACACGTGGGCTGGAAGATGCTTCCCCACTCCCCGTTGCTCCAACTGGGGACCAGCCATGCCAGGCTTTGCCTCCACTGTCCTCCCAGACCCCAGTAGCTGAGAGATTAGTTGAGCAGCCCAAGTTGCATCTAGATGTTAGAACTGAATGTGAGTCTGGTACCACTTCCTGGGAGAGGGATAAGGAGGTGCAAGGACCCACTGTTCCCCCAGAGAATGGTCCTCTTCAGCATCTCGTGGGAGATGTCGTATTAGAAGAAGGAACTGGCCAGGTTCTTGACAGTAATCCCGCTATGAAGGATCCTGTACATGTGACCCCCAGTTCCACACCTGAATTGTCTTTGGCTGACTGCCTGCAGGGCAGACTGTTTGATGACAAAGCAGGACTTGGTGACTTATGCCCACCCATGAGGGAAAGTGACACTAGAGAGGAAAACTTGAAACCAGAGGAAGCGCTCATTTCTGATGCTGCTGTTCCTTGGATACCCGTTCCATCCAGTGATGAGGGAGTAAAACAGCCTGAGCCAGAATCCAGAGAGAACGTGCCATCTGTTGAGCCCCAGGTCAGAGAAGAGTGGGAGAAAGCTGCTGCCCTCATCCCTGCATTGCCTGGGGGGTCGACAGCTGAGGCAGGTCTAGAGCCTCCTGACAGCCCTGCTTCACCCTGGACGGTGCTGTCTCGAGACATTGACAGCACTGGCAGTGACTGCAAACAGGTGGACGGGGGAAAGCTGAAAATCAGTGGAGACTCTGAAGCACTGAGTCCTCACAGCGAGTCCACAGACACAGCCTCTGACTTTGAAGGCCACCTCACTGAGGACAGCAGTGAGGCTGACACTAGTGAAATCATGGTGATGAAGGGATCTTTGGTGGACAAGGATGAGAAACCCGATTGGAATCCATCTGTCTCACTGTCCAAGGTGAATGGTGACCTGAGTCTGGTTGCAAGGACAGATGGGATGGTTGCTCCTCAGAGCTGGGTATCTCGAGTATGTGCAGTCCCCCAGAAGATCCCAGATTctctgctgctggccagtaccGAATACCTGCCGAGGCCCATGTGCCTGGCCAGGCCTGGGTCCTTAGTGGAAGCCACTAACCCACTTGTGATGCAGTTGCTACGGAGTAACTTGCCCCTAGAGAAGGTTCTTTCTCCACCCCAGAGTGGCAGCAAGCTAGAATCCCCACAACTACCACTCACAAAAGAGCAGAGCCGTGGTGGCTCCCTGTGCATGGGATCTTTGCATGATCCTGGAGAAAATGGTCGCATGGTTGGCGGAAGCAGTTCTGGTACTTTAAGAGCTTTGAAAGAACCTCTTCTGCCTGAGAGCTGTGAAGCAGGTACTGGTCTTGTGAGGATAGAGGCCACCAAAGCTCTGGGAGTGCCCCAAAAGATTTCTGAGACAGTGCCAGGTTTGGACTCCCTACATCCAGTGACAAATCTGATGACTTCTTCTGATGAGATTGGGCGCGTTCAGGCTGGTATGGCCGTAGACTCGATGTCTTCCTCTGGGAAACTGGAAGAAGTGGATTCCAAAGAGCAGTTTCCTTCCTTTAGTTTTGAAGATCAGAAAGAAATTCGTGATGTGTCCCAGTGCAGTAATTCAAATGCTGTTCCAGGCAGAAGTTCGGGAGATCTCACTACCTCGAGAGCACCTTGTTTCTCATCTCCAAATGTGATCTCCTTTGGTCCAGAGCAGGCAGGTCGGACCCTGGGTGATCAGAACAATGTTGGAGGTCAAGGGAAGAAGCTCTTTGGCTCTGGGAATGTGGCTGCAACCCTTCAGTGCCCCAGGCCTGTGGACCCAGTGACACTGCCAGCCGAGGTCCCTCCGGTGTTTCCCAGTAGGAAGTTGGGGCCAAGCAAAAATTTTGTGTCTGGTGGGGTACAGACTGCAAGGGAAGACTGGGCTCCAAAGCCACCGCCTGCCTCTGTTGGCAGCATCAAGTCCGAGAAGCCTTGTATAGGGGGTCCTCTCAAGGCAAATGCAGAGAACAGAAAAGCTGCTGGGCATAGTCCTCTGGAACTGGTGGGTCAGTTGCACGGAATGCCCTTTGTCATGGACCTGCCCTTTTGGAAATTACCCCGAGAGCCAGGGAAAGGGCTCAGTCAGCCTTTGGAGCCTTCTTCTATCCCCTCCCAACTCAACATCAAGCAGGCATTTTATGGAAAGCTCTCTAAACTCCAGCTAAGTTCTGCCAGCTTTAAGTATTCCTCCAGCTCAGCCACCTTTTCCAAAGGCCTCGCTGGAAGTGTGGTGCAGCTGAGCCACAAAGCGAACTTTGGTGCGAGCCACAGTGCGTCACTCTCCTTGCAGATGTTCACTGACAGCAGCACAGTGGAAAGCATCTCACTCCAGTGTGCATGCAGCCTGAAAGCCATGATCATGTGCCAAGGCTGTGGTGCGTTCTGTCACGATGACTGCATCGGACCCTCAAAGCTCTGTGTATTGTGCCTTGTGGTGAGATAA